One Campylobacterota bacterium DNA segment encodes these proteins:
- a CDS encoding DUF1882 domain-containing protein, with protein MTSMDMKLIKMITDHYWLKHDSVVNKIDFKGRTFYNKYERIDKTLTQSIIDQHLKGQITVAHSLINKFDKVENIVIDYNGTDPQRFYHRTQLLLREEGFINFTAFETKTPGHLHVYIHKGHTTLQEANQLGKMISLKLAAKQPKQWRMFPTLDLPIEYNILNLPYEVYAKERGASWSKHM; from the coding sequence GTGACATCGATGGACATGAAACTGATCAAAATGATTACGGATCATTATTGGCTCAAACACGACAGTGTCGTCAATAAAATCGATTTCAAAGGGCGTACTTTTTACAACAAATACGAGCGTATCGACAAAACGCTGACCCAATCGATCATCGATCAGCACCTCAAGGGGCAGATCACCGTCGCCCATTCCCTCATCAACAAATTCGACAAAGTCGAAAACATCGTCATCGATTACAACGGGACCGATCCGCAACGCTTTTATCACCGCACGCAGCTGCTGCTGCGCGAGGAAGGGTTCATCAATTTCACCGCATTCGAAACAAAAACGCCGGGGCATCTTCACGTCTATATCCATAAGGGGCACACAACTTTACAAGAAGCCAATCAACTGGGTAAAATGATTTCGCTGAAATTGGCTGCCAAACAGCCCAAACAATGGCGGATGTTTCCGACCCTCGATTTACCGATCGAGTACAATATTCTCAATCTTCCCTATGAGGTCTACGCCAAAGAGCGCGGAGCTTCATGGTCGAAGCACATGTAA
- a CDS encoding serine hydroxymethyltransferase: MSFLKEFDNEIYALCEQELERQTDHLEMIASENFTLPAVMEAMGSVFTNKYAEGYPAKRYYGGCEFADGVEQLAIDRACKLFGCNYANVQPHSGSSANGAVYAALLQAGDKLLGMDLSHGGHLTHGSKVSFSGKNYHSFSYGVELDGRINYDRVMDIAKIVQPKIIVCGASAYAREIDFKKFREIADAVGAILFADIAHIAGLVCAGEHPSPFPYADVVTTTTHKTLAGPRGGMILTNDEEIAKKINSAIFPALQGGPLVHVIAAKAVGFKHNLSDEWKTYAKQVKANAKVLADVLMKRGYDIVSGGTDNHLVLVSFLNKPFSGKDADAALGRAGITVNKNTVPGETRSPFVTSGVRIGSPALTSRGMKEKEFELIANRIADVLDDIDNTEKQAAIKAELQALARNFVIYKQPTY, from the coding sequence ATGAGTTTCCTCAAAGAATTTGACAACGAAATTTACGCCCTGTGCGAGCAAGAGCTCGAACGTCAGACCGATCACCTCGAGATGATCGCATCGGAAAACTTCACCCTTCCGGCCGTTATGGAAGCGATGGGATCGGTGTTTACGAACAAATACGCCGAAGGGTATCCGGCAAAACGCTACTACGGCGGGTGCGAATTCGCCGACGGCGTAGAGCAGCTGGCGATCGACCGTGCGTGCAAACTGTTCGGTTGTAATTACGCCAACGTCCAGCCCCACTCGGGTTCTTCAGCCAACGGTGCCGTTTACGCCGCCTTGCTGCAGGCGGGCGACAAGCTGCTGGGAATGGATCTCAGCCACGGCGGTCACCTGACCCACGGTTCCAAAGTGAGCTTTTCGGGTAAAAACTATCACAGTTTCTCGTACGGCGTCGAGCTTGACGGCCGCATCAACTACGATCGCGTCATGGACATCGCCAAGATCGTCCAGCCTAAAATCATCGTCTGCGGCGCTTCGGCCTATGCACGCGAAATCGACTTCAAAAAATTCCGCGAAATCGCCGATGCGGTAGGAGCGATTTTGTTCGCCGACATCGCCCACATCGCGGGTCTGGTTTGTGCGGGCGAGCATCCAAGCCCCTTCCCGTATGCCGACGTCGTCACGACCACAACGCATAAAACCCTTGCGGGTCCCCGCGGCGGTATGATCCTCACCAACGACGAAGAGATCGCCAAAAAAATCAACTCGGCCATCTTCCCCGCACTCCAGGGCGGGCCGCTTGTACACGTCATCGCGGCCAAAGCGGTCGGTTTCAAGCACAACCTCTCCGATGAGTGGAAAACGTACGCCAAACAGGTCAAGGCCAATGCCAAAGTACTCGCCGACGTATTGATGAAACGCGGATACGATATCGTCAGCGGCGGTACGGACAACCACCTCGTCCTCGTATCGTTCCTGAACAAGCCGTTCAGCGGTAAAGACGCCGATGCCGCACTCGGACGTGCCGGGATCACCGTCAACAAAAATACCGTTCCGGGCGAAACGCGTTCTCCGTTCGTCACCAGCGGTGTCCGTATCGGCAGCCCCGCCCTCACCTCGCGCGGGATGAAAGAAAAAGAGTTCGAACTGATCGCAAACCGGATCGCCGACGTTCTCGACGACATCGACAATACCGAAAAACAAGCCGCCATCAAAGCGGAGCTTCAGGCACTGGCGAGAAATTTCGTCATCTACAAACAGCCTACTTATTAA